From a region of the Triticum aestivum cultivar Chinese Spring chromosome 7D, IWGSC CS RefSeq v2.1, whole genome shotgun sequence genome:
- the LOC123163820 gene encoding uncharacterized protein, whose translation MVQAAPSSATAAPVPDADPATPPSRLLSKHRPRRRAAPPRPTLPHPAPTRGLPDLNRCHCCSVRFQQPAPGAKRRPLRPLRSLWRVVLLCSECISLLRSGAVCSYCLNLDNLPHDDSVTCRSCNCCVHHHCIPAEHRTALIQPVDLENFVCIDCCPTVKVGSKNEGAESVPKLELVIREPSPALRRKGGPVAAAKLNSPRKVVEEVRPAWKDAMALVPVGEGSESEGPGDRDLPDEALALQLHLAINGSLRISRSGSASVSVLAGQCKRQAKRQNGLVYGRKVNEDLGLCVTNMMDHLDYLETGAEMGSNWNASQDLGSDPTVPVVLALECKGKHPQESPRGERKGLPETKQHNSLVDWHKVDRYEKKYSKRKSSKQTDAESTGNKTLPNGKDMDVGEGGEGITPMT comes from the coding sequence ATGGTGCAAGCCGCAcccagctccgccaccgccgcccccgtccccgacGCTGACCCCGCCACCCCGCCGTCCCGTCTCCTCTCGAAACATCGCCCGCGACGCCGTGCAGCGCCCCCCCGCCCGACCTTGCCGCACCCCGCGCCCACGCGCGGCCTGCCCGATCTGAACCGCTGCCACTGCTGCTCCGTTCGCTTCCAGCAGCCGGCGCCGGGCGCCAAGCGACGTCCACTCCGTCCCCTCCGCTCCCTCTGGCGCGTCGTCCTCCTCTGCTCTGAATGTATCTCCCTCCTTCGCTCTGGCGCCGTCTGCTCCTACTGCCTCAACCTCGACAACCTGCCGCACGATGACTCGGTCACCTGCCGCAGCTGCAACTGCTGCGTCCACCACCACTGCATCCCCGCTGAGCACCGTACTGCCCTGATCCAGCCTGTAGATTTGGAGAATTTCGTCTGCATCGATTGCTGCCCCACAGTGAAGGTGGGTAGCAAGAATGAGGGCGCCGAATCCGTTCCTAAGCTGGAGTTGGTCATCAGAGAGCCTAGTCCTGCATTGCGGAGGAAGGGGGGGCCTGTCGCTGCTGCTAAGTTGAATTCGCCGAGGAAGGTTGTGGAGGAGGTGAGGCCAGCTTGGAAGGATGCGATGGCCCTCGTTCCTGTAGGCGAGGGGTCAGAGAGCGAGGGTCCCGGCGATCGGGACCTGCCAGACGAGGCATTGGCGCTGCAGCTTCATTTGGCGATCAACGGGTCACTGAGGATTTCACGTTCTGGCAGTGCATCTGTGTCTGTCTTGGCAGGGCAGTGCAAGAGGCAGGCCAAGAGGCAGAATGGATTGGTTTACGGAAGGAAGGTTAATGAGGATCTGGGACTTTGTGTAACCAATATGATGGATCATCTGGACTATCTTGAGACCGGAGCAGAGATGGGAAGCAACTGGAATGCTAGTCAGGATTTAGGATCTGATCCCACAGTCCCTGTGGTTCTTGCACTGGAGTGTAAAGGTAAACACCCTCAGGAGAGTCCGAGAGGTGAAAGGAAAGGTCTTCCTGAGACTAAACAACATAATAGTTTGGTGGATTGGCATAAGGTGGATCGGTATGAGAAGAAGTATAGCAAGAGGAAGTCAAGTAAGCAGACAGATGCTGAAAGCACTGGAAACAAGACCTTGCCCAATGGAAAGGACATGGATGTTGGTGAAGGTGGTGAGGGCATAACTCCTATGACATAG